The DNA segment aatatcataattcatgaagtaagataaaaaaatatgcacttaaaaatatcttataagtGTTCTATGTCTTACCTCTTATTTAAGTACTACATTCCTAACTCCTTCCGAAGTCCATGCCAAAGCTAAAGAAATTATTAATGTGATCCAATTATGTAATAGACATCATATTACATAGAGTATCGAACTAACGAAAGATCAATCAAACTCATCTCAGATCTCAATTCTGTTTCCCCATGTTTTTGATAGAGGAACTACAGATCACAATGCCCTCTACCATTTGTTGAAAGAGAAGACTGAACAGAGATCTAAATAGGCTGTGTTTGATCCTTTCTACCACAAAGGtaccaatgataaaatatttcatgtgaaaaccattttcaagtcTGTGTTCTGGTTCATTCAGAGAAGGACAAATCAAAATATatgtaaattatttttcttttccaaCTGATGTATTATCAGAGGCTGAAAAGATATGAAATCTCAAATATCCAGTTTTTCGATTTTTGGAGTTTCTGCATATACAAGTGGCTTTCCCTGGGAAGGCATTGAACTATCACTCCACAAGGTATATCTTTCAATTTGCTAATTAAATCAATCAACAATTCCCTTTACTATTTAAACATCGGCATAATCCAAGTTCTGTTTTGACCATAATCCATATGAATATATACAGAACCTAAAATCTACGATatgcaaaaaaaaagaatcaaatagATTTTCTTTCAAGGAAAAAAGGGAATTACATTGATTTCTACATGATTATGTACCTTGAAAGTTCTTGAAAGTTCTTTCTTTCAATTCTATGTTCACTGGCTTTCAGTCTCGTCCTCGGATATTGCTGCGAAAGGTCATGGATGCATCTGTGGTGTTCTCTGATGACGAGGGTGAGCTGTGTAGAAAGGATGACATGACCTTGGATCTATTCATTGGATCCTTGTTTCTAATCTTAAGGTCCATAAAATTCTCGATTATACCAGGCTTTACGATCTTCTCATAGTTGACATCCTTTTCACCAGTCAGCAACTTGATGACAGTGGACATTGAGGGCCGAAGCGTCATCGCGTCTTGTGTGCACAGAAGTCCAATCTTCAGGAACCTACATGCCTCTTCAATATCTAAATCATCTGTTAAAGAACTATCAATGATATTCACCAGCTTGCCATATTTGTATAGCGCCCACGTTTGCATGACCAAAAATCCATTTGTGATGCCTGGGGACTGCACATTTGTAAACCATGTTTCCAGATTCAGGATAACCACTAAAAAGACATAAGGAActgcatgatattttttttattatattatgtaTCCAGTTAGGAAATTATTTTCTTAACTTATGCTTACCTACAAGTAAGTACAACAGATCATTTATTTGAAGTTTCCAAATCATTTTATTATGCATGTAAAGAAACAATCGATAGCAGTAAACTAGAACACTTTTAGGCAACAGGGATGATTTATtttccattttattttttatgtgtatCTTCTAAAAAGCATATTGCTTTTCTAAAATAGATAGAGGATTGCTAAAGAAGCAAAAACAAAGCATTAAACTTCTTCCTCGTTACACCATAACTTACTGACTGCAGTCGTCACCAGGCAAAATTAATCTTTAAATTAACTTTAATAATTAAACTAAactcatgatcatggatgtttCATATTATGCACAATCTATCATTATTGAAATTTTGCTCTTGCTAAAATGATTGTCAACATGGGTCCATGAGCTGCAAACACCTCCATTACTAGACTGAGGTTCTAGGACTTGTTGCCTATGCAATAGTTATTTTGGGACAATGCTAAAATTATACACAGGAAATAAAGTAGGACATGGCACAGATATAACATCAGAAGATGACGATATCTAGTTGATAAAAAATCTGATTACTTAGATATGGATCACCAAAAGCAAGTATGAGTATATACCATAAATATGGAAACATACTCATATCTAAGGCCAAAAATAGAATTTACCTTGTATTTTAATCTCCAGCAAGGCGTTATCATGCTACTGGAAACATACGATTCATTAAGCTCCAATTGATAAACCTCTCATTATTTCTTCATCTTGTCATAAAATCTGGGATGATCCCTTGTACAAGTTTATGAATCTCCACACATCCAGCAAAGGTAGTGGATAACACATCTAGTACTCAAAATATGCCCTCCGTCCTTATTACACCGCTCTTTGTTTATTGTTTGGACATTCCTTAACAACATAACATAGAGACAAATGTACGCTGGATATTCAATTCCCAGTATAGCATTTTCTTGTCACATGAAAATCAAATGGGATCTAAGATTGTTTGCCATTGGAGGGAAAGGGATAGAAATATTATGcagaagcaattaaccaagttaaggCATGCAATTGACTTTGTTATGATACTTACagtaaataattaaatttggCATACAATCAAGCAAACAACTTGGTAGTCCTTCACTATCATCAGGATTGACATAACTTCATGATTATCAAGTTTCACTTGTGTGCAGTGcattatgatcattttcaaaaccaACTGCAACACACTGGAAGTTGATGCAATGAAAGCATTGTTTCAGCAACAAAAAATGCTTGACTGTATGATGGAAAACTTGCTATTTATGCAATATAATCACCATTTTTAGTTCATAATTGATTAATATTGGCCTTACCCTTTCCAGAAAACACTGATCTTCATAGGGTAGCCTTGTGTTGGTGTTACATCTGCCACTAACTATTTCTAGAAGAAGAACACCAAAGCTGTAAACATCTGACTTCCTTGTCACTTGTCCACGAATTGCATACTCTGGCGCTAAGTAACCACTGCAAAGAAAGAAACAGAAGacttcagaaaaagaaaaaaagatagaaTGCCAGTGATATCTTGAGCCAAATAATGTGGAGATTGCTGCCAGTGGCATTGTACTAATAAGCAGCAAAAACTAGACTATAGGAAGTTTAAAAAAAGCAATGGAACCTACAGTGTTCCAGCAACTCGTGTGCTGACATGAGACATATTTGCGGGAAGAAGCTTTGCTAAACCAAAATCAGATATTTTTGGTGTGAGGTCCTTATCAAGAAGAATATTGCTCGCTTTAATATCTCTGTGAACGACATGAGGCCTGACTTCATCATGAAGTAATGCAAGTCCACGAGCAACACCAACACAAATTTTGACTCGTGCTCTCCAGTTGAACTGAGTGCTACTGTGGCTCGATCCTGAAAGAAAGCAATAATGATATGCTCAATTTATTGCAAGACCTGTCTGCTGTTAAATATACACGGATACTAAATAAATGGTATAAGAAAGGAATATGGTACCAAGAAGTGTTTGTGCAAGGCTGCTATTCTCAAGATAGTTGTAGACAAGTATTCTGTGAGATTCTTCTACGCAGCAACCAAACAGCTTGACAAGATTCTCATGGATGATGCCAGAGATTACGGTGATTTCAGTCAGAAATTGTTGTGCTCCATGCTTTGACTCAGCAGAGAGGACCTTTACAGCGACAACTGTTCCATCTCCAAGCCTTCCCTACATCATACACCATATATGATAAGGAATGTTTATCAAATTAACAGAATCAGACAACTATGAAGTCTATGCAAGTTACCTTATATACAGAACCAAAAGCTCCCTGTCCAATTTTGTTAGCAGGGCTAAAATCATCCGTTGCATTTTTCAATTCCTTGTAGGTGTAGATTTTAACACTTTCGGTTCTTGGAATGtctgattaaaaaaaaagaatcaaagcTTAAACTAAAGGTGGAATGGACTTTTGACAATATAAGAGACAAATGAACCAACTGCATTATCTTCAATAAGAAGGCAAAGAAACATAAAGCTAAATCACAATAAACCACCGCATGTCTACCTTCATCAATTTGACCACGCTTCCAGTTTGAAGTTTTTTGCCTTCTGAATATGAAAGAGAAACAAGTCATCGTTGAATTAATAAACTATCAGATTTTCCTGTGTGCGATGAATGCTGGATTCTGAGTTCCCTGCAAAGGTAAAAACTAGTGAGGGAAATATATCAGCATCAGTTTAAGACAAAGCAGATAAAGAAACATATCCGTTCCTATCGTTATCAAAGCTCATAAACTAAATAAACATCGATCAGCATAGACGTTCAGATCAAGACTTGCGGAGTTCCATGCTTCTGGCTCGTGTTTCACACTATGCAAGCTGAGCTGAAAGGGTTTTTCTTGAACTTATGGATAATTGTTGTCTGCAAAGAACTGGTGACCACACCCAAATCAAGTGATTTATCTTCAAGTTTTTGCATAGCCATTAGTGTGCTAGAGGTCAAAAACATCaactttcaatagaaacatgtCATTTCACTCTTTGGAACTTGTGTTAAAAAAGAAATCAACCAACAACAGATAAGAAATCAGATGATCCAATTGAATCAATGCTATAAAACAAATCCGGATTTGTTATCCCTATCAAAGGAAACAAACAAGCAGCTGTGCACCAATAAAAAACCAACATTTAATGGCgaagaaacaaaaaaatgcaGTCTTGAACTCAGAACGAGAAACCCAGAAGCAGAAGTCACCTCCGAACACGAAGACACCCAGCCGATCAGTCACCCAGCCAGCGTTCGCCTCCAGAAACCGCCGCCCCCCACTCCACTCCCTTTTGACCCCGCCAGTCGCGAGAACAGAATCACCGAGAAGATCGACAGACCTAGAAAGCAGGCAACAGGGTGGGGCTACCGAAGGCCGCCGTCCTCTAGGGTGCCGGAGAGCTGCTGCCGTCGACCGAGAAGGGTCGAGGTGGAGTGAGCGAAGGAAGGACTGTGCGCTTATTTATATATCGCGTTCCGCTGTAAAACGCTTTCGAGTCAGTTGACCGAGTCACGTGCTCGAGGCGGCTGAAACGTCCGGTTCGAGTCCCCAATTAGACTCCAAACCGGGTTCAACCCCGAGGCATTGCGGACCATGTAACGGTTTGCTGCATCGCATTGGACTTGACCAAATCAAATGGTAGGTGCTACGATAGTCAACGGTCAATGGGTAGTTCTAATCTCAAACGCATGTAATGTATATCTATTCTATCATTAAATGTTAATAATGACAAATCATGTACTTTCAACAGttgcatcaattaaattatttgtattcggg comes from the Musa acuminata AAA Group cultivar baxijiao chromosome BXJ2-8, Cavendish_Baxijiao_AAA, whole genome shotgun sequence genome and includes:
- the LOC135618829 gene encoding cold-responsive protein kinase 1-like isoform X1; translation: MTCFSFIFRRQKTSNWKRGQIDEDIPRTESVKIYTYKELKNATDDFSPANKIGQGAFGSVYKGRLGDGTVVAVKVLSAESKHGAQQFLTEITVISGIIHENLVKLFGCCVEESHRILVYNYLENSSLAQTLLGSSHSSTQFNWRARVKICVGVARGLALLHDEVRPHVVHRDIKASNILLDKDLTPKISDFGLAKLLPANMSHVSTRVAGTLGYLAPEYAIRGQVTRKSDVYSFGVLLLEIVSGRCNTNTRLPYEDQCFLERSPGITNGFLVMQTWALYKYGKLVNIIDSSLTDDLDIEEACRFLKIGLLCTQDAMTLRPSMSTVIKLLTGEKDVNYEKIVKPGIIENFMDLKIRNKDPMNRSKVMSSFLHSSPSSSENTTDASMTFRSNIRGRD
- the LOC135618829 gene encoding cold-responsive protein kinase 1-like isoform X2; the protein is MQRMILALLTKLDRELLVLYIRLGDGTVVAVKVLSAESKHGAQQFLTEITVISGIIHENLVKLFGCCVEESHRILVYNYLENSSLAQTLLGSSHSSTQFNWRARVKICVGVARGLALLHDEVRPHVVHRDIKASNILLDKDLTPKISDFGLAKLLPANMSHVSTRVAGTLGYLAPEYAIRGQVTRKSDVYSFGVLLLEIVSGRCNTNTRLPYEDQCFLERSPGITNGFLVMQTWALYKYGKLVNIIDSSLTDDLDIEEACRFLKIGLLCTQDAMTLRPSMSTVIKLLTGEKDVNYEKIVKPGIIENFMDLKIRNKDPMNRSKVMSSFLHSSPSSSENTTDASMTFRSNIRGRD